A segment of the Deinococcus radiopugnans ATCC 19172 genome:
CTGCCGTCGCGGCGGCACGCGCCGTAGCCTAGCACCCGGTCTTTGGCCGTGCCAGGGCGCTGCAAACGGTGGGCCGCGCCGCCCCGGACAGCGGGAGCAGGGGAGAGGCCGCCGGGCCAACGTGCAGAACTCCACCCCGTCGCCGGCGCTTGAAAGAACGCTGTCAGACCGGGCGCGGCACTCTGCGTGCATGACCTTGCCCGCGTCTGGCCTGCTGTTCTCCCTGGATGGGAACGGGGCGGGCGCGCCGCACGGACGTTCATGAGTACTGACATGGGCGCGCAAAGGGGGATGGGAATGGAACAGATTGCTCCGCTCGCCAAGATTCTGGCAGAAGCGAACGGCATTGATTGGCAACAGTTGCGGGGCTCTGGTTCGGGCGGAACGGTCGTCGAGCAGGACATCCTGAACTACCTGTCACGCATCATGAGCGGCGAGGAAGAGCCGCCGTCCACCCCGGTCGACGACATGCCCGAGGGCTGGACCGGCGACGAGCAGCTGCCCGCCGGGATGTTCAGCGCCGCGCAGCTGAGCGAGGCAGGCATCGACAGCGACATCGCCGATTTCGTCACGCAGACCCGCTCGCCGGAGGTGCCGGCCACCCCCGCCGCCCCCAGCCTGCACCACGACGCCATGGATTTCGAGCTGGACGACGATATGGGCGATCTGGACGCGCCGCTGGCCGCCGAGCCGCAGCCTGTCGCCAACGACTGGTCCTTTGCCGCGGCGCCGCCCCGCGCCGAGCCGTCTCTGTCCATTGACGCGCCGCAGCCGACGGCCCCCGAACCGGCGTTCCCCAGCCTGAGTGCCCCGGAGCCGGTGGCCGCGCCCGTGGTTCATGCCCCTGAAGTGCACACCCCCGAAGTGCATATCCCCGAAGTGCAGGCGCCGGCCGCCAGCGCCCACAGCGACATCGCGGCGGCTGGCGGGGCCGCAGCGGGCCTGAGCGGCCTGCTCTCGCGCCTGTACCGCAAGGACAAGGGAGACGAGGCCACGCCCCCACAGATGGACGGCCCGGCGCCCATGCCAGAGCACCAGCCTGTCGCGCCCAGCCTGG
Coding sequences within it:
- a CDS encoding E3 binding domain-containing protein codes for the protein MEQIAPLAKILAEANGIDWQQLRGSGSGGTVVEQDILNYLSRIMSGEEEPPSTPVDDMPEGWTGDEQLPAGMFSAAQLSEAGIDSDIADFVTQTRSPEVPATPAAPSLHHDAMDFELDDDMGDLDAPLAAEPQPVANDWSFAAAPPRAEPSLSIDAPQPTAPEPAFPSLSAPEPVAAPVVHAPEVHTPEVHIPEVQAPAASAHSDIAAAGGAAAGLSGLLSRLYRKDKGDEATPPQMDGPAPMPEHQPVAPSLGQQDLSFTSAAPAAQPTAQQPESQPVHADAAELEIQAPAVEMPFVEAPLAEAPVAEPIQAAAELEAEPEAVVPDRPTPEMATPNMAAAQSAPASPAMPASAVWFGTYLRRDTEVSAAQELGAQLSEALDQNVSLAFLVARAAQRHVDALGLDLGSVALHGTDGQDQPITGGALRDAVNALHGSRDSAPDLLVTDAGALGADDLHYPHTLTLSLGRVQDGRAALSLNGDVDPRQAAQFLSRVAAALEKPIALVL